The sequence below is a genomic window from Paenibacillus sp. DCT19.
CCCATTTCATTGATCTTCCATTGAATTTTGGGCAGATCCGGTCCTTCACCCACAAACAATAGTCTAGCAGAAACCTGCTCCTGCACCTGCCGAAATACCTCTACCACATCCTGCGTTCTCTTCACTGGTCGGAAGTTGGAAATGTGCATTAATATTTTTTCATCCGGTGCTGCAAAATCTCGGCGTAAGCTGGCCGCATCACGTGGATAATAAATTCGTTTATCTATAAAATTATAAGTGAGGTCGATTGGACGTTGAATATCCAACAATTCCACCGTTTCACGAATCAAATCACGTGATACAGCAGTTACTGCATCACTTTCATTAATCGCCAGACGGATGAGATCCTTCAATGATTCATCCTGTGCAAGCACTGTGATATCTGTACCATGAAGCGTTGTGACTACTTTCAGATCATCCCCTACCATCTGCTTAGCCAAGAAAGCACATACTGCATGTGGAACGGCATAATGTACATGAAGTAGATCAAGTTGCTGCGCCTTGGCTACTTGTGCCATCTTAGTTGCTAAGGACAGATCATAAGGCGGATAACGGAACACATAATAGTCGTTAACCTCTACCTCATGATAAAAAATATTTTTCTGAAACGTACCCAACCTAAACGGGATACTGTTGGCAATAAAATGAACCTGATGCCCCTGTTCAGCAAGCAATTTGCCTAGCTCCGTTGCGACAACGCCAGATCCTCCTAGGGACGGATAACAGGTGATGCCAATCTTTAATTTTTGATCCATCCAATGGACGCTCCTTTGATCTCCCGCACATGCAGGTTAATGTAATGCAACGGAAAACGAATCATCATTCATCATCTATGATAAGAAGGTTCACCGTCTTTTATTGATCTGCTGAACCAAACTGACGAACGACATAAGGTGTTAAAGTGGCGAAACCTTCAGCAAAAGGGATGAGACTACGCTGCCCTAACAAGGAATCCCTAGCTCTTACTCGCTCTATGTAACCCTGATTCAGTGGAGTGGAAACGGTGCCTACCCCCATCTCAAACTGTGAACGATAACACAGTAATGAATTTTCCTTTTGTTCATAGTGTTCCGAAATATCCACAATCAAATCCGCTCGGCCAATATCGTTAATAAAGTAAAAATAACATTCCTTCACTTGCACAGCTGGCAATTCTGGCATGTAATTTCGTAGCTTTGCATTAAATACAGCTTCCTGCACAATTTTGCTACACATCACATGATCCGGATGGCGATCCTCCCAATATGGAGCAAATACCACACGAGGGGCGTGACGACGAATCTCAGCCGTTACCGCTTGAATGTGCTCTGGCGTGATGTACAAGCCCCGATCGGGCAGTCCCAGATTCGACCGACACGAAAGACCGAGGACGCGGGAGGCTTCCTCCGCTTCCTCGGCTCTGCGCTCCACCGTACCATTCGATGACATCTCAGCTCGGGTTAAATCACACACGCCAACCTTTATTCCGGCTGCCGTGTGTTTGGCAATGGTTCCGCCCATACCAATTTCCGCATCATCCGCGTGAGCACCGAAAATGAGTATATCTAAACTCATTGTGTATCACCCGGTTCAATGCCAGCCTCTGGTTTATATTTGTGAACAAGCTCTCTCCATGCAAAATCACCACGATCCAATGCTTTCACAAGAATCTCGGCTGTTGCAATGTTGGTTGCGAGAGGAATGCCCTGAACATCACATAAACGAAGAAGTGCGTTAATATCCGGTTCGTGTGGCTGAGCCATCAATGGGTCACGCAAGAAAATAATAAGATCCATCTCATTCTGCGCAACCAGCGCACCAATCTGTTGATCTCCGCCAAGCGGGCCGGATTCAAATCGGTGAATCTGTAGAGATGTTCCTTCCATTATACGAAGACCTGTCGTTCCGGTGGAGTACAGTTGGTGGTCAGTAAATACAGGTTCATAAGCTGTCACGAAGTTGACCATTTCTTCTTTTTTGCGATCATGGGCAATAAATGCAATTTTTAACATGACAATCTCCTTTTGGGTTCAGGTTCAAAACGTCCGGGTTTTGAACAGCCTCTTTTAGTCGATAAAGTTATCGAAACCGTAGATGAGTCCTGTATATTCCATAACTTTTTGGATACCAATTTTAACACCTGGCATGTAACCTGCACGTTCGTAGGAATCATGACGAATTTTGAGCGTTTGGCCAAAATCACCAAATACAACTTCCTGTTGTGCAAATACTCCCGGTAGGCGAACGCTATGAATGCGGAAACCATTATAATATCCACCACGTGATCCTTCAATTAGCTCTTCTTCATTCGGGTTACCTTGACGAAGCTCCTCACGGTTCGCAGCAATCAGCTCAGCTGTTTTAATGGCTGTTCCTGAAGGCGCATCCAGCTTCTGATCCCCATGGTACTCAATGATCTCCACGTTAGGCATATGTTTGGCCGCTTGTGCCGCAAATCTCATCATTAATATAGCGCCAATAGAGAAGTTAGGAGCAATCAAACCTCCGATGCCTTTGTCCTGACACTGCTTGTCCAGTTGCTCAATTTGTTCGGTTGTAAACCCTGTAACGCCCATAACGGGTCTTACGCCATAACGGATTGCTATTTCAGTATGTTTAAACGCATATTGTGGGATCGTAAAATCCACCATAACCTGCGGTTTAGTCTCAGCAAAAGCCATTTCGATATCGTCAGTGACCAATACGCCACATTCTGGAAGACCGACGAGTGTTCCGGCGTCTGTGCCGGCGCCGGAACGGTTAACTGCTGCTGCCAATTCTAATTCAGGATCTTGAAGCACCAATTTCACCACTTCTCGGCCCATCCGGCCAGCCGCTCCAATTACGGCAACTCTAATTTTTTCGCTCATCTTGGCTGCATCTCCTCGCTATGTTTGATCAGTAGTCCGAATCCATTCTATGTTAATGTCGCCATTCGAATGGATTCTTATTGAATAGAATTCATACGCTGTTTGATTTGGTCGAGCAATAGATGCAGTTGGCCATTCTGTGGATCCAGAGACAAAGCATCACGTACAGCCTTCATTGCAAGGTCGAACTCGTTCAGATCGCTGTATGCAAGAGCTAGCATCACATGTGCCTCCACAGATAAGGGGTCAAGCTTAACGGCTTGCTTAAGCAGCCTAGCAGCTTGCACATATCGTTCATGTGTCCCACTTCCTGCCTGTTCTAACAAGCCCTTGGCTTGAATGCTCAGTTCCTTCGCTTCAAGCGTCTGCAAATGCAGGCTGTACTCCTCCGTGTCCTGAGACAACTCCACAGCCTTGCGAGCATATTGCAATGCAGGACTGAGGTGTTGACTGCGGGCATGCGTGATGGAACAGCGATAATAGAGCTCCGCATGTTCCGGGTGAG
It includes:
- the bshA gene encoding N-acetyl-alpha-D-glucosaminyl L-malate synthase BshA, giving the protein MDQKLKIGITCYPSLGGSGVVATELGKLLAEQGHQVHFIANSIPFRLGTFQKNIFYHEVEVNDYYVFRYPPYDLSLATKMAQVAKAQQLDLLHVHYAVPHAVCAFLAKQMVGDDLKVVTTLHGTDITVLAQDESLKDLIRLAINESDAVTAVSRDLIRETVELLDIQRPIDLTYNFIDKRIYYPRDAASLRRDFAAPDEKILMHISNFRPVKRTQDVVEVFRQVQEQVSARLLFVGEGPDLPKIQWKINEMGLSDRVHFLGKQDDIAQVISMADVLMLPSEKESFGLVALEAMACGVPTIGSQAGGIPELVLHGKTGFLSPIGDTQSMAENAIRLLTDDRLAAEFREACLHRAHHDFCNDAIRHEYEEIYYRVLGREVPSLKPVCG
- the bshB1 gene encoding bacillithiol biosynthesis deacetylase BshB1, with amino-acid sequence MSLDILIFGAHADDAEIGMGGTIAKHTAAGIKVGVCDLTRAEMSSNGTVERRAEEAEEASRVLGLSCRSNLGLPDRGLYITPEHIQAVTAEIRRHAPRVVFAPYWEDRHPDHVMCSKIVQEAVFNAKLRNYMPELPAVQVKECYFYFINDIGRADLIVDISEHYEQKENSLLCYRSQFEMGVGTVSTPLNQGYIERVRARDSLLGQRSLIPFAEGFATLTPYVVRQFGSADQ
- the mgsA gene encoding methylglyoxal synthase, which translates into the protein MLKIAFIAHDRKKEEMVNFVTAYEPVFTDHQLYSTGTTGLRIMEGTSLQIHRFESGPLGGDQQIGALVAQNEMDLIIFLRDPLMAQPHEPDINALLRLCDVQGIPLATNIATAEILVKALDRGDFAWRELVHKYKPEAGIEPGDTQ
- the dapB gene encoding 4-hydroxy-tetrahydrodipicolinate reductase; the protein is MSEKIRVAVIGAAGRMGREVVKLVLQDPELELAAAVNRSGAGTDAGTLVGLPECGVLVTDDIEMAFAETKPQVMVDFTIPQYAFKHTEIAIRYGVRPVMGVTGFTTEQIEQLDKQCQDKGIGGLIAPNFSIGAILMMRFAAQAAKHMPNVEIIEYHGDQKLDAPSGTAIKTAELIAANREELRQGNPNEEELIEGSRGGYYNGFRIHSVRLPGVFAQQEVVFGDFGQTLKIRHDSYERAGYMPGVKIGIQKVMEYTGLIYGFDNFID
- a CDS encoding tetratricopeptide repeat protein, translating into MMKPEDYMQQAYRCILQNDFEQAIRWFESAIHAHPEHAELYYRCSITHARSQHLSPALQYARKAVELSQDTEEYSLHLQTLEAKELSIQAKGLLEQAGSGTHERYVQAARLLKQAVKLDPLSVEAHVMLALAYSDLNEFDLAMKAVRDALSLDPQNGQLHLLLDQIKQRMNSIQ